A window of the Harmonia axyridis chromosome 5, icHarAxyr1.1, whole genome shotgun sequence genome harbors these coding sequences:
- the LOC123680375 gene encoding tigger transposable element-derived protein 6-like, with protein sequence MFCFRNSSVIMPRSKEKKRRPGPLKVNVENAVREVINSNLSIRAAASQFGIAKSALARHIEIFKKSGQNDFVYNPNYKVKQVFNEAEEMELVNYLKTAARMHYGLSLANVKKLAYEYAMQNNKKYPTQWDEKKEAGDNWLRGFRSRHSAFLSLRKPEGTSLARATAFNKETVAAFFQSYKNALARGNFEPSKIFNVDETGITTVQKPPKILAPKGQKQIGGMTSGERGVLVTMICCINAAGNTVPPLFVFPRVNFKSHMLKGAPPGAIGAANQSGWSNEEIFFKFLEHFISHVKPTLEDKVILLLDNHESHVSIPTINLAKRSGVILVTFHPHTSHRLQPLDLSVFGPFKTYYNNAMTNWMSSPGNAGKPVTIYDVAELANTAYLKAFCPNNIIKGFQVSGIYPLNTDIFTEQDFLPSYVTNREDPQSHNPPPTLSSDPNPSFCDASEMDPKPSGSGLNSSSTPEAKSVFQEIIPVMSNIISPYEVCPIPKAPPRKGNASRGRKKGRARVLTDTPELNEIKEDKTKAMEKKRKKELQRTKTVKRKLNIEETSSEEDQIDFEIRRDSSHSDDASLSEVDIDSIQFTPDDLQEGNFILVHLKGKKQSGYFVATISGKVDETEFQVKYLKKAYSSTYGYTFTVEDEVEYTTNISDIVQKLPQPRKAGSSSRLSNTFIFPVSFAKINLG encoded by the coding sequence ATGTTTTGTTTCAGGAACTCATCAGTCATCATGCCAAGAAGTAAAGAAAAAAAGAGAAGGCCAGGACCTTTAAAAGTTAATGTAGAGAATGCTGTTCGAGAAGTTATAAATTCAAATCTTTCAATCCGTGCTGCCGCAAGCCAATTTGGAATTGCAAAGTCTGCATTAGCAAGacacattgaaattttcaaaaaatcaggCCAAAATGATTTTGTATATAATCCGAATTACAAAGTCAAGCAGGTTTTCAACGAAGCCGAGGAAATGGAGCTGGTAAACTATTTAAAAACAGCTGCTCGAATGCATTATGGCTTGAGTTTGGCCAACGTTAAAAAATTGGCATATGAATATGCAatgcaaaataacaaaaaatatcctACTCAGTGGGATGAGAAAAAAGAAGCAGGAGATAATTGGCTCAGAGGTTTTAGAAGCAGACATTCTGCATTCCTCTCACTTAGAAAACCTGAGGGTACAAGTTTGGCTAGAGCGACTGCATTCAATAAAGAAACAGTAGCTGCTTTCTTTCAATCATACAAAAATGCTTTGGCTAGAGGAAACTTTGAACCATCCAAAATTTTCAACGTCGATGAGACAGGGATTACAACGGTGCAGAAACCTCCCAAAATTTTAGCACCAAAAGGACAAAAGCAAATAGGAGGAATGACTTCTGGAGAAAGAGGAGTCCTAGTTACCATGATATGTTGTATTAATGCTGCCGGAAATACTGTGCCGCCTTTATTTGTTTTTCCTAGGGTGAATTTTAAAAGTCACATGTTAAAAGGAGCACCACCTGGTGCAATCGGAGCTGCAAATCAGAGTGGATGGtctaatgaagaaatatttttcaaatttctagaaCATTTCATATCACATGTAAAACCCACTTTGGAGGATAAggttattttattattagataACCATGAAAGCCATGTTTCCATACCCACCATCAATTTGGCAAAACGATCGGGAGTCATTTTAGTTACTTTTCATCCTCATACATCCCACCGATTACAGCCTCTCGATTTATCTGTTTTTGGGCCCTTTAAGACTTACTACAATAATGCTATGACTAATTGGATGAGTTCTCCGGGTAACGCAGGGAAACCAGTTACTATTTACGATGTAGCTGAATTGGCAAATACGGCATACTTGAAGGCTTTTTGTCCAAACAATATAATCAAAGGCTTTCAAGTATCCGGTATTTATCCCTTAAACACTGATATTTTCACAGAACAAGATTTTTTGCCATCTTACGTAACAAATCGAGAGGATCCACAATCACACAACCCTCCACCAACCCTTTCTTCTGACCCAAATCCATCTTTTTGTGATGCTTCCGAAATGGATCCTAAGCCTTCTGGTTCTGGTTTAAACTCATCCTCCACCCCAGAAGCTAAGTCGGtctttcaagaaataattcCGGTTATGTCAAATATTATTTCACCATATGAGGTTTGTCCCATTCCGAAAGCTCCGCCGCGCAAAGGAAATGCTTCAAGAGGGCGCAAAAAAGGAAGGGCTCGCGTCCTTACCGATACCCCTGAACTTAATGAAATAAAGGAAGATAAGACAAAAGCTATGGAAAAAAAGCGTAAAAAGGAACTGCAAAGAACAAAGACAGTAAAACGGAAGTTAAATATCGAAGAAACGTCGTCAGAGGAAGATCAGATTGATTTTGAGATTAGGAGGGACAGCAGTCATTCAGATGATGCTTCCTTGTCAGAAGTAGATATTGATTCCATTCAATTTACCCCAGATGACCTTCAGGAAGGTAATTTCATTTTGGTGCACttaaaaggaaaaaaacagTCAGGATATTTTGTAGCCACAATTTCTGGAAAGGTGGACGAAACAGAATTCCAAgtaaaatatctgaagaaaGCATATTCCTCCACATATGGCTACACATTTACAGTTGAAGATGAAGTAGAATATACAACTAACA